The window CTTCACTCCCCTGCCGACCTCTACACCGAAGGCGGCGACCAGCACCGCGGTTGGTTCCACTCATCGCTCCTCACCTCGGTCGCCGTCCGCAACCACGCGCCCTACAAGATGGTCGCAACCAGCGGCTGGACCCTCGATGAGCAAGGCCGCGCCTTCTCCAAATCCCTCGGCAACGGCGTCGATCCCGTCGACATCGCCAAGCGTCTCGGCGGCGAGATCATCCGTCTCTGGGTCGCCTCCGTCGACTTCCGCGAAGACGTTGCCGCCAGCGAAAACCTCATGCAGCGCGTCAGCGACAACTACCGCAAGCTGCGAAACACCCTGCGCTTTCTCCTCGGTAACATCCACGACTTCGACCCAACGAAAGATGCGCTCCCCTTCACCGCGCTCCAACCGCTCGACCAATACATCCTCGCTCGCACCGCCGAGCTCGACGCCAAGATCCGTGCCGCCTACGACGACTTCGAGTTCCACCGCGCCTATCACGCCCTCAACGAATTCGTGAACACCGACCTCAGCGCGCTCTACCTCGACGTGCTCAAAGATCGTCTTTACACCTTCGCCCCCAACCACCCCGGCCGCCGCAGCGCGCAGACCGCCCTATGGCGTATCGCCGAAACCCTCACTCGTCTCATCGCCCCCATCCTTAGCTTCACGGCAGACGAGGTCTGGGCACTCCTACCCAAACTAGAAACCCGCGAACCCAGCGTCCACCTCGCCCTCTTTCCCAACCTGACCGAGATCGTCCCCGGCAGCACTCGCCAACTCGAAGAAGATTGGGACCACCTCCTCACCCTTCGCGACGAAGTCCTCAAGGGCCTCGAAGAGGCTCGCACCGCCAAGACCATCAGCAACAAGCCCTCCGAAACCCAAATCGTGCTCGGCTGGCTCAACACCATCGCCGAGCAGCCAAACCCCGTCTTCGAGCAGTACAAATCGATTCTCCCTGAGCTCTTCGGCGTGGCCCAGGTCGAAATCTCGAACGCAATCGTCACCGAAGGCGAAGTTTCAAAGGGAGCCTTCTACGTCCAGGCCAAGCCTGCCGCAGGCATCAAGTGCGAACGCTGCTGGCGCTTCACCACAGACGTAGGCGGCGAAGCCAACTACCCCACCGTCTGCCTGCGTTGCGCCGACGCCCTCGAAGCCATCCACTTCCCCCCTTACGACGCACCACTCAGCACCCCAACGGAGCAGCAAGCCTGATGTCCTCAACCGACAAGACCTACGAAACCACCGCACCATCGACCGACAAAGTCCGCGATCGACGCGGCCTCGCGCTCGCCATCTCTGCCGGCGTCATCCTGCTCGACCGCATCACCAAACACATCGTCGTCCAGCAACTCCCCAACGGCCAGACCCACACCGTCATCCCCGGCGTCTTCCGCATCTCCGACGTCCACAATACCGGCGCAGCCTTCAGCATGTTCGCTGAAACCGCATCGCCCGATACAGTCCGTTACATCCTCATCGCCTTCTCAGTCATCGCGGTCCTGGTTCTCCTCGGAATGCTATGGAGAGTAGGACGCACTCTCTCCCTCAGCACCGTAGCTCTAGCCTTGATTCTCGGCGGAGCCTTCGGCAACCTCTACGACCGCGTCAAATACAAGTACGTCGTCGACTTCCTCGAAGTCCGCATCTACCACTATCACTGGCCTGACTTCAACGTAGCCGACAGTTGCATCGTCATCGGCGCATGCCTCCTCCTCATCGAAATCTTCCGGCCCCAACCAACCGAATCCTAAGCCCTGCTAAGCCTTGTCCCCTATGAATGACCAGATCACAATTCGCGGCGCACGAACCCACAACCTCAAGGGCATCGACGTCGACATCCCGCACAACGCCCTCACCGTCGTCTCAGGCGTTAGCGGCTCCGGCAAATCCTCGCTCGCCTTCGACACCGTCTACGCTGAAGGCCAGCGACGCTACGTCGAATCTCTCTCCGCCTACGCCCGTCAGTTCCTCGAGCGCATCGAAAAGCCTGACGTCGACTTTATGGACGGTCTCGCCCCTGCAATCGCGATCAAGCAAAAAAATCAAACGCGTAATCCCCGCTCCACCGTCGCCACCGCGACCGAAATCTACGACTATCTCCGCCTCCTTTACGCACGCTGTGGCACCGTCACCTGCCTGCACTGCGGCGGCATCGTCAAGCACGACACGGTAGACGAAATCATCACCACGCTCTTCGCCCTACCCGAAGGCACCCGCACCTACGTCCTCTTCCCCATCGTCCGCGCCGAGGTCAAACTCGAGCCAATGCAAATCGCAACACCCGACGTCGAGGCGGAAGCTCCGAAACCCAAAAAGACCGTCGCAAAAAAATCCACAAAGGCCGCAAAGCCTGTCGAGAGTCTCACCCTCACCGACACTCTCAAAGACCGCCTCACCGAGCTCCGCCGACGCGGCTACAATCGCCTCTATCAATCAGGAAAAATAGTCGAGTTCTCCGCCCCCGAATCCCTCCTCGAACTCGACTTCACCCAGCCCATCTTCGCCCTCATCGACCGCCTCTCCATCAGCCCCGAGAGCCGCGCAAGAATCGTAGACGCCATCGAGACCGGCTACCGCGAATCCGACGAAGTTCAGTTCCACATTCCGCCGAGCCAGGACAATGAGAACCCAACGAAGTTGCGGTTCTCCGCCGCGTTCGAGTGCACTACCTGCCATCGCGTCTACCGCGAGCCCGAACCGCGCCTCTTCTCCTTCAACAACCCCTACGGAGCCTGCCCTCGCTGCCAGGGCTTCGGCAACACCATCGACTTCGACCCCAACCTCATCATCCCCGACAAGTCCAGGACCCTCGACGAGGGCGCCATCGCCCCCTGGACAACGACCAAATACCGCCCCCATCACGGCGAGATGAAGCGAGCCGCCAAAGCCGCAGGCATCCCCACCGACATCCCCTGGTACGATCTCACGCCCGCACAACAAGCCTTCATCGAAGACGGCAACGGGACCTTCCCTGGCATCCGAGGTTTCTTCGCCGCCCTCGAGCGCAAAAAATACAAGCTCCACGTCCGCGTCTTCCTCTCGAAATATCGCGGCTACGCCCTCTGCCCCGACTGCCGCGGCCAGCGTCTCCGCGCCGAAGCCCGCGCCGTGCTAATCAATAACCAGAACATATGCGAAACCTCCGCCCTCACCATCACCGGAGCCCAACAGTTCTTCGATAATTTGCAACTATCACCGGCACAATTAGAAGTCGCCGGAAAAATCCTCGAAGAGGTCCGTCAGCGCATCCACTTCCTCCATCAGGTCGGCCTCGACTACCTCACCTTCGACCGCCTCAGCTCCACCCTCTCCGGCGGCGAAGCCCAGCGCATCCAACTCGCAACCTCCCTTGGCTCGCGTTTAGTCGGCGCGCTTTACGTCCTCGACGAGCCCAGCATCGGCCTCCACACTCGTGACACCGCCAAGCTCATCGGCATCATGAAAGATCTTCGCGACCTCGGCAACACCATCCTCGTCGTCGAGCACGACCCCGACGTCATCCGCGCCGCCGACCACCTCCTCGACCTCGGCCCCGGCGCCGGCGAACTAGGCGGCCAACTTCTCGCCTCTGGCACAGTCGCAGAAGTCACTGCCAATCTAAACTCCATCACAGGCAGATATCTTTCCGGCCGCGCGACGATCCCCGTCCCCAAACACCGCCGCGAACCTGGCCGCGAGCACCTCAAACTCACAGGCGCCCGCATCCACAATCTCCGCGGCGTCGACCTCGACATCCCCCTAGGCCTCCTCTGCTGCGTCACCGGCGTCAGCGGCTCCGGCAAGTCCACCATCGTCCACCAGGTTCTGTATCGCGGTCTGATGCAAGCCCTCGGCCAGACCGAAGGCGCCGACCCCGCACACCTCTACCGCGAACTCTCCGGCACCCAGCACCTCAACGACGTCGTCCTCGTCGATCAGTCCCCCATCGGCCGCACTCCGCGCTCTAATCCCGTCACCTACATCAAAGCCTTCGACGACATCCGCTCCCTCTTCGCCGCGCAACCCGATGCCAAGCGCCGCGGCTTCGGCCCCGGCCACTTCTCCTTCAACGTCCCCGGCGGCCGCTGCGACGTCTGCGAAGGCGACGGCACCGTCACCGTCGAGATGCAGTTCCTCGCCGACATCGAACTCCCCTGCGAAGAATGTAACGGAACGCGTTACAAATCCAGCATTCTGGACATCCGCTACAAGGGCAAAAACATCCACGACGTCCTCAACATGACCGTCAAGGAAGCTCTCGTCTACTTCGCAGGCCATCCTAAGATCGTCGACAAGCTCTACGTCCTCGACGAGGTCGGCCTTGGTTACGTCCGTCTCGGCCAGTCCGCCACTACTCTCTCAGGCGGCGAAGCCCAGCGCGTCAAACTCGCCTCACACCTCGCCACCGCCCGCTCCGTCACCAACCGCAGCGCCAACGACACCGCGGCGAAGGCTCGCAGCCGCACCCTCTACATCCTTGACGAGCCCACCACCGGCCTCCATTTCGACGACGTCGCCAAGCTCCTCGCAGCCTTCCGCAAGCTCATCGAAGGCGGCGGCTCCCTCCTCGTCATCGAGCACAACCTCGACGTCATCAAATCCGCCGACTGGGTCATCGACATGGGCCCCGAAGGCGGCTCCGGCGGCGGCCAGATCGTAGCCACCGGCACCCCGGAAGAGATCGCCGCCAACCCCTCCAGCCACACCGGCCATTGGCTCGCACCGGTCCTCAACCTCGCCGCACCGAAGCACGAACCAGAGCTACAGGTCACAGCATGAGCGTTTCGTTCTCTTCCTTCGCATCCAAAGCCATCCTTGCGAAGTTGCCCCTCGTATCAGTTTTTGCGCTCCTGCTAGCCATTCCAGCCTACGCTCAACTCCCCGCCGGCACGACCGACACAACGCAGCCACAAACTCCAAAGGAAGACCCCCTCCGCGCCCAGGCCAACGTAGCCCTCGACACGCAGGACTACCCCACCGCCCTCAAGCTCCTCATCACTCTCGCCGCCAAAAATCCCACCGACGCCCACCTCCTCTACGATCTGGCCCTTACCCAGGACGCGCTCGACCAAACCTCCGAGGCCGAAGCCACCTACCGCCGAGCGATCGCCGCCGATCCCACCTACTTTGACCCGCACCTCGCGCTCGGCCTCCTTCTGGCCCGCACCGGCAGGCTCACCGATGCCCACGCCGAGCTCCTCAAAGCCACCACCCTCACCACCGACAATCAGCCTCTCAAAGCCCGCGCCTACCGCGCCCTCGCCCGCGTCGATCAGCCTACCAACCCCGCCGCAGCCAGCGATGACCTCCTCTCCGCCCTGAAGATCTCACCTGAAACAGCCGAGGATATCCTCCTCTCCGGGGAGCTAGCCGAAGCGTTAGGAGACACCACCGCCGCAGAGCTGGCCTACCGCCGTCTTCTGGCCGTGGATCCGCAAAATCATGACGCCACTGCAGCTCTCACCCATCTCCTCCTGCACCAGCAGCAACCGGACAAGGCCGAGGCCCTCCTTACAACAGCCCTCGCGAACGACCCCGACAACCCAACCCTCAACGCCCAGCTAGCCAGCCTCTACGAGCAGCAGGGCAAAACTGCGCAGGCCATCCCCATCGCCGTCAAGCTCCACGCCGCCCATCCCAACGACGCCGCCCTCACCCGCCTGCTGGCCCGGCTCTACAGCCACAACCAGCAGTACGACCAGGCCGCCCCCCTCTACGCCGCCCTTATCGTCCAGTCTCCGCAAGATCCCACCCTCCTCGACGATGCCGCCGACGTCCAGATCCATCTCAAAAACTTCGCCTCCGCCGAGTCCCTCCTCAAGCGCGCCATAGCCCGACCGGACGCCTTTCCGAGCAAGAACGACCTCGCCCAGGCCGCCAGCCATCTCGCCTTCGCCGCCTCGTCCAACAATGACCCCACAACGACCTTGCAAGCGATAGATATTCGTGATAAATTGCTGCCACAGTCACCGTCATCTCTGTTCCTCTCGGCAACTGCGCACGACAAGCTACATCACACCAAACAGGCGACCGACCTGTACAAACAGTTCCTCTCCGTGGCAAACGGCCAATTTCCGGATGAGGAGTGGGAGGCCCGCCACCGCCTCCTCACCCTCGAGCACATGAAGTAGGCAAGCGCTCCCTTCGAGGTGCGTATGAGACTGATAAGTCGTTCCGCCGCTCTTCTCCTTCTGCCGCTGCTCCTCTTTACCCCCATATCTGCTCATGCCGCCGCAGCGGATGAAAATCTTCCAGACGCACAGGGCCTCCTTCAACTACAACTCAAAGCCCAGCAGGCTGGCCCCCGTGACCAGTGCTTCCTCTACACCGAGCTCGTCCACGTCATGACCGAAATGGCAGGCAAGCAGATGCTGAACGGTGACGTCGACCAAGCCAGCGCCACCCTCAAGCAGGTCAACGCCTACGCCCAGCTCATCCACATGGACCTCGGCAGTAACGCCAAGCGCCTCAAAAACGCCGAACAGCTCATGCACCACACCACCTACCGCCTCAGCGAATATCTTCACCAGGCCTCCAGCGAAGATCGCGATACCCTCAAGGCCACCCTCAAACAACTCGACCAGGTACACGACGAGCTCCTCGCTCAAGTCTTCAAACACTAGGAACCAATGCCCCGTAGGCTCTCGCTCGCACTCCTGGCACTCACTCTAGCTCTGCCTCTCTACGCGCAGCGTAATGACAGCGCGCTCTCCGAAGGCGAAATTGAGCAGTTACGCGAAGCAGCCTACCTCCCCAACGACCGCCTCCTTATTTTCATCAAGCTCCTCGACACGCGCGACAAGAAGATACAGGAGCTCTACGCCCACCCCCGCAAGCCCGGCCGCGAACAAGACACCCACGACCTCCTCGAAGAGTTCACCTCCATCGCCGACGAGCTAAACGACAACCTCGACGACTACGGCCCTCGCCACTACGACATCCGCAAGGCCCTTCCAAAGCTGCTCGACGCCACCGACCGTTGGTCCTCCAACCTGAAGTCCCCACCCGACAACGAAGCCTACAACGTCTCCCGCAGGCTTGCCCTCGAAGCCGTCCGCGACCTCCACGAGCAGGCGGCTCAGCTCATTGAAGAACAAAAAACTTGGTTCCTCGCGCACCCCCCGCCGAAAGAAGACAAAAACTCCCCTCAAAGCATGCCACGCCAGGAAAATCAGCACTCTTGACCGGCACCCAAGCGATCTCAGGTATTACTTCTCTGTCGACGCCACTCAAGAAATACCGTGTGCGTCGCGCGCCATTTCTGGCATAATTCACTCGCTTTCTTGTCCCCACGTCCAGCGTTTCGAATCACGCTGAAACAACTTGGGGCAAGGACCGGGCCCATGCACCGTAGCAATATCTCTCCCGCATCGGAGCCCTATGAGCAACATCAACGGCAAAGTTTACGCAATGAACGTCGTCACTCCGATGAAGCCGTGGAAGACGTGGTTGCTTCGGACCTTGTTCTTCGCCCTCTGGAACATCAAGCCCCTGCAAAAAGATCTGATCAATCTCTCCTTCATCGAATTTGCTCGATGGGTCATCATTCCTCGTAGCCGTTTTCCATTCCTCGCTCACGGACAAGCAAGAGAGAACCTCCAGTACGACTACCTCCTCTTCTTCAGCAACTTCAACGGAACCTGGAACCAGTACATCGACGCCTTCTCCTCTGTCCTCAGTCGCGGCTTGAACCTCATCTGGCGTTGGAGCGAAAAGTTCCCCGGCTCTGTCCCTGTCACGCCGTTCAAGGAGTACATCGCGCAGGTTCAATTCGACACCGACTACTACTACACCGCCTACCCCTACGCCACCGCAAACGATCTGAAGGCAGCGCACATCGTCCAGGCGTCCCTCGATCAACTTGCCCAGCAGGCAAACACCTCCGATCCAAAACAGTTCGCGGATGCATACCTGCACTTCGTCCTCCAGGTGCAGTCGCATCTCGGCAATACCGGCGAAGCTCCCCTCGTCTCTTAAACAAAAAGGAAGCCATGCCCAATCAGAATGGCAAAGTCTACGGACTCACGATCCTTTCGCCGATCATCGACGACGAACAGGCCGTGCCCTCTCACGACCTGCAGATTCGAAACTATCTTGCCAAGCTTCCTACCGATCAGAACAGCCCCTTCGCCCTCGCACCCGCCACGCATCTCTGCCGTCTCGTCGTCATGGACGATGTCATCTACGTCGGCATGCCCTCGTGCGAAGAGCACCTCAAATCCAAATACCTCGTATGGGAGTCCAACTGCGACGGCGATCTCAATACCTACCTCACCGGCCTCGCCACCGCCATCCCCCAGCATCTCGATGCCATCTGGAGCCACTGCATCGGCTATCCTGGCGCAGCGAATCTGCAAGCCTTCATCGACTACATGAAGGCATGCCAGCTAGAAACGACCTTTTTCTTCGCAGCGGTCAACGACAAGTCAGTTCCCGAGACTCTTCGCGCACTCCAAACCCAGCGAGCTGTCGCCGACTTCATCGAAGATCACCAGGGTATGGAGCCCGCGAAGCTTCAATCCGAATTCAAGCAATTCCTGATCGAACTCAACGCCATGCCAACGCCAAAGGCTGGCGCCATGACTCCAGACCGCGACATCAAGACGGGCGGACGCAATGAGTAAGCTCAACGAAACCGACATCCAGGGATTTGTCCTCCGTGGATACAACATGCCCTTTGCGCGATACCTCTTCCTGCACTTCGACGATGCACTTCTCGCAGCTGCACTCGTTCACAGGCTGATGCGCGAGATCACCACAGGCCAACGCTGGGACACCGGCAAGCCACAAAGCACCGTAAACATCGCATTTACCCATCGCGGACTCGCAGCACTCAACCTTCCCGACGCCACACTTCTCAGCTTCCCGGTTGAGTTCCAGCAAGGCATGAAGAAACGTGCAGCAATCCTCGGCGACACCGGTCGCAACGCTCCCGATCAGTGGGACGAGCTTTGGCGCGAAGATCAGGTACACGCGTGGCTCGGAGTAAACGCATCTACACCCGAAGCCCTAAATGCCCGCTGTGCCGACATGGTATCCATCATGCGCGAAACCAAAGGAGCAATCCTCCTTGCTGCGCAGGACGCGGCCTCGCTCGTCTTCAACGGCGTTCCGACAACCAAAGAACACTTCGGCTACACCGATGGCTTCGGCAATCCCGACTACTTAGGTGTAGAGCGCAGCAGTCAACCTGGCCAGGGAAAGCTGATGCCCGACGGCAAATGGGCGCCCCTCGCCACAGGCGAGCTCCTTCTGGGTTACGCCGATGAAGCCGGCGAACTTCCCGTCGCCCCCGTGCCTCACATCCTCGCCAGCAACGGCACCTTCATGGTCTACCGCAAGCTGCACCAGAACCTCGCCACCTTCCGCACCTACTTAGAAGAGCACGCGCCACTCTACTCCGGCGGCAAAGAAAAACTCGCATCCAAATTCATCGGCCGCTGGCGAGACGGCACCCCCATCGAGCTCTCACCCGACCATCCCGATGAATCAATCACCCAAGACCCAAGCCGCAGCACCAACTTCACCTACTCAGCCGATCCCGAAGGCACTCGCTGCCCCGTCGGCGCCCACGTCCGCCGAGTTAACCCACGCGACGCCTTTGGCTTCGACGGCAAACTCATCAATCGCCGCCGCATCACGCGCCGCGGCCTTCCCTACGGACCATCAGCCGCCGAAGACGAGCCCGCCTCTGACGCGGACGACCGCGGCGTCATCTTCATCGCTCTCAACGCAAACATCTCGCGCCAGTTCGAGTTCGTCCAGCAGCAGTGGATCAACTACGGCAACGACGCTCGCCTCGGCAACGAAAAGGACATGCTCCTGGGCAATCACGCTACCGGCAAGGGAAGGTTCGTTGTTCAAGGAGACGCCACCCCAACCAATCCGCCCTTCATCTGCGGCAACCTCCCCAACTTCGTCGAACTGCGCGGTGGAGACTACTTCTTTCTCCCCAGCATCACCGCACTAGGAATGATCGGCATGGGACTAGTCGATCCCCGTTAGACCTCGGCGTCGTAGACCAAGTATCAAGCGAAGTTCACCCTCGCAGTCATATCCGCATCCTCAAGCGTCTCTTATAAAATCGTTCTCATACAAAGTTCTCTCAGTACAAGGACGAACCCTGACCACACCGAAGCATCCCGGCCCCTCACCCCTGCGCCAATTCCTGCAGATCTTTTCGCCGTCCTCGTCGCCCACCCTCTTCGACCACATCGCGCCTCCCCCGGAAGTCGCGATCCGCACCCTCCCC is drawn from Edaphobacter lichenicola and contains these coding sequences:
- the uvrA gene encoding excinuclease ABC subunit UvrA codes for the protein MNDQITIRGARTHNLKGIDVDIPHNALTVVSGVSGSGKSSLAFDTVYAEGQRRYVESLSAYARQFLERIEKPDVDFMDGLAPAIAIKQKNQTRNPRSTVATATEIYDYLRLLYARCGTVTCLHCGGIVKHDTVDEIITTLFALPEGTRTYVLFPIVRAEVKLEPMQIATPDVEAEAPKPKKTVAKKSTKAAKPVESLTLTDTLKDRLTELRRRGYNRLYQSGKIVEFSAPESLLELDFTQPIFALIDRLSISPESRARIVDAIETGYRESDEVQFHIPPSQDNENPTKLRFSAAFECTTCHRVYREPEPRLFSFNNPYGACPRCQGFGNTIDFDPNLIIPDKSRTLDEGAIAPWTTTKYRPHHGEMKRAAKAAGIPTDIPWYDLTPAQQAFIEDGNGTFPGIRGFFAALERKKYKLHVRVFLSKYRGYALCPDCRGQRLRAEARAVLINNQNICETSALTITGAQQFFDNLQLSPAQLEVAGKILEEVRQRIHFLHQVGLDYLTFDRLSSTLSGGEAQRIQLATSLGSRLVGALYVLDEPSIGLHTRDTAKLIGIMKDLRDLGNTILVVEHDPDVIRAADHLLDLGPGAGELGGQLLASGTVAEVTANLNSITGRYLSGRATIPVPKHRREPGREHLKLTGARIHNLRGVDLDIPLGLLCCVTGVSGSGKSTIVHQVLYRGLMQALGQTEGADPAHLYRELSGTQHLNDVVLVDQSPIGRTPRSNPVTYIKAFDDIRSLFAAQPDAKRRGFGPGHFSFNVPGGRCDVCEGDGTVTVEMQFLADIELPCEECNGTRYKSSILDIRYKGKNIHDVLNMTVKEALVYFAGHPKIVDKLYVLDEVGLGYVRLGQSATTLSGGEAQRVKLASHLATARSVTNRSANDTAAKARSRTLYILDEPTTGLHFDDVAKLLAAFRKLIEGGGSLLVIEHNLDVIKSADWVIDMGPEGGSGGGQIVATGTPEEIAANPSSHTGHWLAPVLNLAAPKHEPELQVTA
- the lspA gene encoding signal peptidase II, yielding MSSTDKTYETTAPSTDKVRDRRGLALAISAGVILLDRITKHIVVQQLPNGQTHTVIPGVFRISDVHNTGAAFSMFAETASPDTVRYILIAFSVIAVLVLLGMLWRVGRTLSLSTVALALILGGAFGNLYDRVKYKYVVDFLEVRIYHYHWPDFNVADSCIVIGACLLLIEIFRPQPTES
- a CDS encoding tetratricopeptide repeat protein produces the protein MSVSFSSFASKAILAKLPLVSVFALLLAIPAYAQLPAGTTDTTQPQTPKEDPLRAQANVALDTQDYPTALKLLITLAAKNPTDAHLLYDLALTQDALDQTSEAEATYRRAIAADPTYFDPHLALGLLLARTGRLTDAHAELLKATTLTTDNQPLKARAYRALARVDQPTNPAAASDDLLSALKISPETAEDILLSGELAEALGDTTAAELAYRRLLAVDPQNHDATAALTHLLLHQQQPDKAEALLTTALANDPDNPTLNAQLASLYEQQGKTAQAIPIAVKLHAAHPNDAALTRLLARLYSHNQQYDQAAPLYAALIVQSPQDPTLLDDAADVQIHLKNFASAESLLKRAIARPDAFPSKNDLAQAASHLAFAASSNNDPTTTLQAIDIRDKLLPQSPSSLFLSATAHDKLHHTKQATDLYKQFLSVANGQFPDEEWEARHRLLTLEHMK
- a CDS encoding Dyp-type peroxidase produces the protein MSKLNETDIQGFVLRGYNMPFARYLFLHFDDALLAAALVHRLMREITTGQRWDTGKPQSTVNIAFTHRGLAALNLPDATLLSFPVEFQQGMKKRAAILGDTGRNAPDQWDELWREDQVHAWLGVNASTPEALNARCADMVSIMRETKGAILLAAQDAASLVFNGVPTTKEHFGYTDGFGNPDYLGVERSSQPGQGKLMPDGKWAPLATGELLLGYADEAGELPVAPVPHILASNGTFMVYRKLHQNLATFRTYLEEHAPLYSGGKEKLASKFIGRWRDGTPIELSPDHPDESITQDPSRSTNFTYSADPEGTRCPVGAHVRRVNPRDAFGFDGKLINRRRITRRGLPYGPSAAEDEPASDADDRGVIFIALNANISRQFEFVQQQWINYGNDARLGNEKDMLLGNHATGKGRFVVQGDATPTNPPFICGNLPNFVELRGGDYFFLPSITALGMIGMGLVDPR